In Neomonachus schauinslandi chromosome 6, ASM220157v2, whole genome shotgun sequence, a genomic segment contains:
- the CRABP2 gene encoding cellular retinoic acid-binding protein 2, producing MPNFSGNWKIIRSENFEDLLKVLGVNVMLRKIAVAAASKSAVEIKQEGDTFYIKTSTTVRTTEINFKIGEEFEEQTVDGRPCKSLVNWESENKMVCEQRLLKGEGPKTSWTRELTTDGELVLTMTADDIVCTRVYVRE from the exons ATGCCCAACTTCTCTGGCAACTGGAAGATCATCCGATCGGAAAACTTCGAGGATTTGCTCAAAGTGCTGG gGGTGAATGTGATGCTGAGGAAGATTGCCGTGGCTGCAGCGTCCAAGTCGGCCGTGGAGATCAAACAGGAGGGAGATACTTTCTACATCAAAACCTCCACCACGGTGCGCACCACGGAGATTAACTTCAAGATCGGAGAAGAGTTTGAGGAGCAGACTGTGGACGGGAGGCCCTGTAAG AGCCTGGTGAACTGGGAGAGTGAGAACAAAATGGTCTGCGAGCAGAGGCTTCTGAAGGGAGAGGGCCCCAAGACCTCCTGGACCAGGGAGCTGACCACTGACGGGGAGCTGGTCCTG ACCATGACGGCGGATGATATTGTGTGCACCAGGGTCTATGTCCGAGAGTGA
- the ISG20L2 gene encoding interferon-stimulated 20 kDa exonuclease-like 2 isoform X1, which translates to MSTLLLNLDFGEPAPKKAFEGNAKHRKFVRKRRLLERRGFLNKKNQPPSKAPKLHSEPPKKGETSSVDGTWKVSPLPKKKTVASSNGPEQSLDKKAAVPWLTPAPARKAGSAVAKVDLLGEFQSALPKIRSHPTRPHKKGPQKNPTQKNAPQSFSQSHSDNKCSGVSLKMPRKMVAIDCEMVGTGPKGHVSSLARCSIVNYHGDVLYDEYVLPPCHIVDYRTRWSGIRKQHMVNATPFKIARSQILKILTGKIVVGHAIHNDFKALQYFHPKSLTRDTSHIPPLNRKADCPENATMSLKTLTKKLLNRDIQVGKSGHSSVEDAQATMELYKLVEVEWEQQLAQNPPKD; encoded by the exons ATGTCTACCTTACTCCTCAATCTGGATTTTGGTGAACCTGCCcccaaaaaagcatttgagggGAATGCCAAGCACCGCAAATTTGTCAGGAAGCGGCGGCTCTTGGAACGGAGAGGCTTTCTGAATAAGAAGAACCAACCCCCGAGCAAGGCGCCTAAGCTGCACTCAGAACCTCCAAAGAAAGGGGAGACTTCTAGCGTGGATGGCACTTGGAAGGTCTCTCCCCTTCCAAAAAAGAAGACCGTTGCCTCCAGCAATGGACCAGAGCAGTCCCTGGACAAGAAGGCTGCAGTGCCGTGGCTGACCCCTGCCCCTGCACGGAAGGCCGGGTCTGCAGTGGCTAAGGTGGATTTGCTGGGGGAGTTCCAGAGTGCCCTTCCAAAGATTAGGAGCCACCCAACTCGCCCCCACAAGAAGGGCCCCCAGAAGAACCCTACTCAGAAGAATGCCCCACAGAGCTTCTCCCAGTCTCATTCAGACAATAAATGTTCCGGAGTATCCCTGAAGATGCCAAGGAAGATGGTGGCCATTGACTGTGAGATGGTGGGCACAGGACCCAAGGGGCACGTCAGTTCCCTGGCCCGATGTAGCATTGTCAACTACCACGGAGACGTGCTTTATGATGAGTATGTCCTTCCCCCCTGCCACATCGTGGACTACCGGACCAGATGGAGTGGCATCCGGAAGCAGCACATGGTGAATGCTACCCCTTTCAAGATCGCCCGGAGCCAG ATCTTGAAGATCCTCACAGGGAAGATAGTGGTGGGCCATGCCATCCACAACGACTTCAAAGCCCTGCAGTACTTCCACCCCAAGTCCCTCACCCGCGACACCTCCCATATACCCCCTCTCAACCGGAAGGCCGACTGCCCAGAGAATGCTACCATGTCCCTGAAGACTCTCACCAAGAAACTTCTGAACCGGGACATCCAG GTCGGGAAAAGTGGACACTCCTCCGTGGAAGATGCTCAGGCCACCATGGAGCTGTACAAGTTGGTTGAAGTCGAGTGGGAACAGCAGCTGGCCCAGAACCCCCCAAAAGACTAG
- the ISG20L2 gene encoding interferon-stimulated 20 kDa exonuclease-like 2 isoform X2, whose product MSTLLLNLDFGEPAPKKAFEGNAKHRKFVRKRRLLERRGFLNKKNQPPSKAPKLHSEPPKKGETSSVDGTWKVSPLPKKKTVASSNGPEQSLDKKAAVPWLTPAPARKAGSAVAKVDLLGEFQSALPKIRSHPTRPHKKGPQKNPTQKNAPQSFSQSHSDNKCSGVSLKMPRKMVAIDCEMVGTGPKGHVSSLARCSIVNYHGDVLYDEYVLPPCHIVDYRTRWSGIRKQHMVNATPFKIARSQVGKSGHSSVEDAQATMELYKLVEVEWEQQLAQNPPKD is encoded by the exons ATGTCTACCTTACTCCTCAATCTGGATTTTGGTGAACCTGCCcccaaaaaagcatttgagggGAATGCCAAGCACCGCAAATTTGTCAGGAAGCGGCGGCTCTTGGAACGGAGAGGCTTTCTGAATAAGAAGAACCAACCCCCGAGCAAGGCGCCTAAGCTGCACTCAGAACCTCCAAAGAAAGGGGAGACTTCTAGCGTGGATGGCACTTGGAAGGTCTCTCCCCTTCCAAAAAAGAAGACCGTTGCCTCCAGCAATGGACCAGAGCAGTCCCTGGACAAGAAGGCTGCAGTGCCGTGGCTGACCCCTGCCCCTGCACGGAAGGCCGGGTCTGCAGTGGCTAAGGTGGATTTGCTGGGGGAGTTCCAGAGTGCCCTTCCAAAGATTAGGAGCCACCCAACTCGCCCCCACAAGAAGGGCCCCCAGAAGAACCCTACTCAGAAGAATGCCCCACAGAGCTTCTCCCAGTCTCATTCAGACAATAAATGTTCCGGAGTATCCCTGAAGATGCCAAGGAAGATGGTGGCCATTGACTGTGAGATGGTGGGCACAGGACCCAAGGGGCACGTCAGTTCCCTGGCCCGATGTAGCATTGTCAACTACCACGGAGACGTGCTTTATGATGAGTATGTCCTTCCCCCCTGCCACATCGTGGACTACCGGACCAGATGGAGTGGCATCCGGAAGCAGCACATGGTGAATGCTACCCCTTTCAAGATCGCCCGGAGCCAG GTCGGGAAAAGTGGACACTCCTCCGTGGAAGATGCTCAGGCCACCATGGAGCTGTACAAGTTGGTTGAAGTCGAGTGGGAACAGCAGCTGGCCCAGAACCCCCCAAAAGACTAG